From the genome of Desulfolucanica intricata, one region includes:
- a CDS encoding DUF512 domain-containing protein → MGQQGLQVARVVPGSIADELGVEIGDQVQSINGQPVRDVLDYRFLTADEELEMVILKNNQEDWILEIEKDYEEDLGLDFGDAGFGHILRCQNRCIFCFVEQMPAGMRKSLYIKDDDFRLSFLHGNFITLTNLRPQDLERIVKQRLSPLYVSVHSTNPVLREKILGHAGAGKIMEQLSFLTGNGIDVHTQIVLSPGVNDGNELKRTVRDLSTMWPHVLSIAVVPVGLTKYRDNLYKLRTFTPQEAGHVVSFIGSCQKKFLEELGYPLVFASDEFYLLSGTAIPATEIYADFPQTENGVGLVRLFLDEWEDVLPILPKKLSEPRRITAVTGILASAVLAPVIDRLNLIENLEVCLRVVVNKYFGEHVTVAGLLTASDLEQAFQGTDLGDLLILPSVMLREGETVFLDDVTVKQLAGRLKVPIAVVDGPAEMIKIIIERPEKVGY, encoded by the coding sequence ATGGGGCAGCAGGGGTTGCAAGTAGCCAGGGTCGTTCCCGGAAGTATTGCTGATGAACTCGGAGTAGAAATTGGGGATCAAGTTCAAAGTATTAACGGACAGCCGGTAAGGGATGTGCTTGATTATCGTTTTCTTACAGCAGATGAAGAACTGGAAATGGTTATATTGAAAAACAACCAGGAAGATTGGATATTAGAAATAGAAAAAGATTATGAAGAAGATTTAGGCCTGGATTTTGGTGATGCTGGCTTTGGTCATATTTTACGTTGCCAGAATCGATGTATTTTTTGCTTTGTTGAGCAAATGCCGGCGGGTATGCGAAAATCTCTTTACATAAAAGACGATGACTTTCGGTTATCTTTTTTACATGGTAATTTTATTACTCTGACAAATTTACGCCCTCAAGATTTGGAGAGAATTGTTAAGCAAAGACTTAGCCCGTTATATGTTTCAGTACATAGTACTAATCCGGTTTTGAGGGAAAAAATTTTAGGCCATGCCGGTGCGGGAAAAATTATGGAACAGCTTTCTTTCCTGACCGGTAACGGAATAGATGTACATACACAAATCGTGCTTAGCCCCGGAGTTAATGATGGTAATGAATTAAAAAGAACTGTTAGAGATCTTTCCACTATGTGGCCTCATGTACTTTCAATAGCGGTTGTTCCTGTTGGATTAACTAAATACAGGGATAATCTGTACAAGCTGCGTACTTTCACCCCACAGGAAGCGGGCCATGTAGTATCTTTTATTGGTTCCTGTCAAAAAAAATTTTTAGAAGAGTTGGGTTATCCGCTGGTATTTGCTTCCGATGAATTTTATTTATTATCCGGAACAGCAATCCCAGCTACCGAAATTTATGCAGATTTTCCCCAAACAGAGAACGGAGTTGGTTTAGTACGTTTGTTCTTAGATGAATGGGAGGATGTACTTCCTATTCTACCGAAAAAATTATCTGAGCCGCGCCGAATCACTGCGGTTACCGGTATACTTGCTTCAGCAGTTTTGGCTCCTGTGATAGACAGACTTAATTTAATCGAAAATTTAGAGGTTTGCCTCCGTGTAGTTGTAAATAAATATTTTGGTGAACATGTTACAGTTGCCGGGTTATTAACAGCAAGTGATCTTGAGCAGGCATTTCAAGGAACGGATCTGGGTGATTTGTTAATATTACCGTCGGTAATGCTTAGAGAAGGGGAAACTGTATTTTTAGATGATGTGACTGTAAAACAGTTAGCCGGACGGCTTAAAGTACCTATAGCTGTTGTGGACGGGCCGGCTGAAATGATTAAGATAATCATAGAAAGACCGGAGAAAGTAGGATATTAA
- a CDS encoding NAD(P)H-dependent glycerol-3-phosphate dehydrogenase: protein MENKIAVIGAGSWATALAVLLGNKGYCVNVWARDKLQVSDINTFRENRRYLPGVALPSSVTASVNIEEVLENSNLIVFGVPSHAFRETLKLSLPYISTEAAVVNTAKGIEEDGLYRLSEVFSQEAGKERLKQYVVLSGPSHAEEVGQYLPTTVVVASQELAMAEKVQEIFMTEMFRVYTNPDVIGVELGGSLKNIIALGTGIADGLGFGDNTKAALMTRGLAEITRLGIVMGANPLTFAGLAGVGDLIVTCTSMHSRNRRAGMEIGRGKSLEEAVASVKMVVEGIKTTRGAHKLAKKYRVEMPITAQTYAVLFEGLSPRTAVNNLMTRVKTHEVEEVALTKIEWMR, encoded by the coding sequence GTGGAAAATAAAATAGCTGTTATAGGTGCCGGAAGTTGGGCTACTGCTCTGGCTGTATTATTAGGAAATAAAGGTTATTGTGTCAATGTCTGGGCCCGTGATAAATTACAGGTATCAGATATTAATACTTTTAGAGAAAACCGACGTTATTTACCGGGTGTAGCCCTGCCCTCTTCAGTAACAGCCTCAGTAAATATAGAAGAAGTATTGGAAAACAGTAATCTTATTGTATTTGGAGTACCTTCTCACGCTTTCCGAGAAACATTAAAATTATCTTTACCTTATATTTCCACCGAAGCTGCAGTAGTTAACACAGCTAAGGGAATTGAGGAAGACGGCTTGTATCGCCTGTCAGAGGTTTTTTCCCAAGAAGCCGGTAAGGAGAGATTAAAGCAATACGTCGTCCTTTCTGGCCCCAGTCATGCCGAAGAGGTTGGACAGTATTTGCCAACTACGGTTGTAGTTGCTTCACAAGAACTTGCAATGGCGGAAAAGGTACAAGAAATATTTATGACTGAGATGTTTCGGGTATACACTAATCCTGATGTAATAGGTGTGGAACTGGGTGGTTCATTAAAGAATATTATTGCTTTAGGTACAGGAATAGCAGACGGTCTTGGTTTTGGAGACAATACTAAAGCGGCGCTGATGACAAGAGGTTTGGCCGAAATAACCAGATTAGGTATAGTTATGGGGGCTAATCCCCTTACCTTTGCCGGACTGGCCGGTGTCGGAGACTTGATTGTTACATGTACCAGTATGCACAGCCGCAACCGGCGGGCAGGGATGGAAATCGGCCGGGGGAAATCCTTAGAAGAAGCTGTGGCCAGTGTTAAAATGGTTGTAGAAGGTATAAAAACAACCCGTGGAGCACATAAATTAGCAAAAAAGTATAGGGTGGAAATGCCGATTACGGCACAGACCTATGCGGTACTTTTTGAAGGCCTGTCACCCCGTACAGCTGTAAATAATTTAATGACCAGGGTGAAAACACATGAGGTAGAGGAAGTGGCTTTAACTAAAATTGAATGGATGAGATAA
- a CDS encoding DUF3189 family protein, translated as MKIIYHCYGGAHSSVTAAAIHLGQLPEDSIPAVKDFEKLKLYDWQTQNEHGNIYYIGTDKYNNEIYILGRRKMAETLNILLKDLYSIFNIDSNIMLVDASKHINLIMCIGGILSRRLNFVKLGKSIVIRGTQKSYPYLVALVREVKKRWEPGYEKNIIL; from the coding sequence GTGAAAATTATATATCATTGTTATGGAGGGGCACATTCTTCGGTTACCGCAGCTGCTATTCATTTAGGACAGCTGCCGGAGGATTCTATACCGGCTGTCAAAGACTTTGAAAAGCTTAAACTATATGACTGGCAAACCCAAAATGAACATGGTAACATATACTATATCGGTACAGATAAGTATAATAACGAAATATACATACTTGGAAGACGTAAAATGGCAGAAACCCTTAATATTTTACTTAAAGATTTATATTCAATTTTTAATATTGATAGTAATATTATGCTGGTTGATGCGTCAAAACATATTAACCTAATTATGTGTATCGGGGGTATACTCTCACGCCGTTTAAATTTTGTGAAATTGGGTAAATCAATTGTAATCCGGGGTACACAAAAATCTTATCCTTATTTAGTGGCTTTAGTGAGAGAGGTAAAAAAAAGGTGGGAACCCGGATATGAAAAAAATATTATATTATAG
- the thrB gene encoding homoserine kinase — MICVQVPATVANLGPGFDCLGMALEFYNTIEVHEISSGLHIDVQGESAAIIPRDENNLVFRAAQRVFQQVGYRPTGLKFRIINNVPVGKGLGSSASAIVGGIIAANLLSGGNLRNKDLVSIAAELEGHPDNVAPAIIGGIVVSVPNDGDVKYIRLTSPPQLKCVVAVPDFHLSTKLAREVLPQQVSFNDAVFNIGRVALLVAALQQGDLSMLGVAMEDRLHQGCRSGLIPGMKKVMAAAKLAGARGVTLSGAGPTLIAFADSNLELIAQVMRDTFRQNGVNAKVFIINPSPVGARALHCK, encoded by the coding sequence ATGATCTGTGTGCAGGTTCCTGCTACTGTAGCTAACCTTGGACCGGGATTTGATTGTCTGGGTATGGCTCTGGAATTTTATAATACTATTGAGGTTCATGAGATTTCCAGTGGACTTCATATAGATGTTCAAGGGGAAAGTGCAGCCATAATTCCCAGGGATGAGAACAATCTTGTCTTCCGGGCTGCCCAACGGGTTTTTCAACAAGTTGGATATAGGCCTACCGGACTTAAGTTCAGAATAATTAATAATGTTCCGGTAGGTAAAGGGTTAGGGAGTAGTGCTTCAGCGATAGTAGGTGGAATCATTGCTGCAAATCTCCTGTCAGGTGGAAATTTGAGAAATAAAGATTTAGTATCTATCGCTGCTGAGTTGGAAGGTCACCCGGATAATGTTGCTCCTGCTATTATCGGTGGGATAGTAGTTTCTGTTCCCAATGACGGCGACGTGAAATATATAAGGTTAACGTCACCACCTCAATTAAAGTGTGTGGTGGCAGTTCCTGATTTTCATCTTTCTACGAAATTAGCACGAGAAGTACTTCCACAGCAAGTTAGTTTTAATGATGCGGTATTTAATATAGGCCGGGTTGCTCTACTGGTGGCCGCACTGCAGCAAGGTGATTTAAGTATGTTAGGCGTAGCTATGGAGGATCGACTTCATCAGGGATGCCGCTCCGGCTTAATCCCGGGAATGAAGAAGGTTATGGCTGCAGCCAAATTAGCCGGTGCACGAGGCGTGACTTTGAGCGGAGCCGGACCAACTTTAATTGCTTTTGCTGATAGCAACCTGGAGCTAATTGCTCAGGTAATGCGAGACACCTTTAGACAAAATGGTGTGAATGCTAAAGTATTTATAATTAATCCCAGCCCGGTAGGGGCCAGGGCTTTACATTGTAAATAA
- a CDS encoding capping complex subunit for YIEGIA, with the protein MDIDNVILAVVTTDKNKVSGGAPIFYAENDREKEKIAMYLSKATMGMVHDLENGCYIIIRH; encoded by the coding sequence ATGGATATCGATAATGTTATCTTAGCCGTTGTCACAACTGACAAAAATAAAGTTAGCGGTGGAGCACCTATATTTTATGCCGAAAATGACCGGGAGAAAGAAAAGATAGCTATGTATTTATCAAAAGCAACAATGGGTATGGTACATGATCTTGAAAATGGCTGCTACATTATTATCAGACATTAA
- the plsY gene encoding glycerol-3-phosphate 1-O-acyltransferase PlsY yields MPTLIAIIISYLIGSIPFGYLVGRLWKGIDIRELGSGNIGTTNVWRNLGPVAGIISLLGDAGKGALAVLIAKQLGGPSTVLLASLAVLAGHSYPVFLKFKGGKIVATGLGVLLSIAPLVALIAAIVWLLFVGISRYVSLGSIAAAVCVPVSMLILVDKWQVILFGFIISFFAIYKHRDNIKRLLAGTEYKIGQKKM; encoded by the coding sequence ATGCCTACGCTTATAGCTATAATCATTAGCTACCTAATTGGTTCTATTCCCTTTGGCTATTTGGTGGGCCGCCTATGGAAAGGCATAGATATTCGAGAATTGGGCAGTGGAAATATCGGCACCACAAATGTATGGCGAAATTTGGGACCCGTAGCAGGAATAATATCTTTGTTAGGGGATGCCGGTAAAGGTGCTCTGGCGGTACTGATAGCAAAACAGCTTGGCGGACCTTCAACTGTTTTGTTGGCTTCTCTGGCTGTACTGGCGGGTCACAGCTATCCTGTTTTTTTAAAATTTAAGGGTGGGAAGATTGTTGCCACCGGCTTAGGAGTACTACTAAGTATTGCTCCTTTGGTAGCTTTAATCGCAGCAATTGTCTGGTTACTTTTCGTTGGCATTAGCCGGTACGTATCCTTGGGCTCCATCGCAGCAGCTGTTTGTGTACCCGTTTCAATGCTTATATTAGTAGATAAATGGCAGGTTATTTTATTTGGATTTATTATATCTTTTTTTGCAATCTATAAACACAGAGATAATATTAAAAGATTATTAGCCGGAACAGAATATAAAATAGGTCAAAAAAAAATGTAA
- a CDS encoding DUF3189 family protein → MKKILYYSCYSFPLSLIMAAIHTGLLPRNRKISVSDLEQLSLFNEGRKKGRLIFVGLDNRNNKIYALMGSDNKGLLIRFIMSILSLYKIKKESYYFIDCSKYGSIIFTLGWFLYNINFSKFLACYLICFKLRSSYHLLTAGVEEAKVEEVRSSLIFLD, encoded by the coding sequence ATGAAAAAAATATTATATTATAGTTGCTATTCCTTTCCTCTCTCCTTAATTATGGCGGCTATACATACCGGTCTACTTCCCCGGAATAGAAAGATTAGTGTTTCTGATTTAGAACAGTTATCTCTTTTTAATGAAGGAAGAAAAAAAGGCCGGTTAATTTTTGTTGGCTTAGATAATCGGAATAATAAAATTTATGCCCTAATGGGTAGTGATAATAAAGGACTGCTTATACGCTTTATAATGAGTATATTAAGCCTTTATAAGATAAAAAAGGAGAGTTATTATTTCATAGATTGTTCTAAATACGGCAGCATAATATTCACGTTGGGTTGGTTCCTATACAATATTAACTTTTCAAAATTTCTCGCTTGTTATCTAATTTGTTTTAAACTCCGGTCTTCTTATCACCTTTTAACTGCCGGGGTTGAAGAAGCTAAGGTAGAAGAAGTAAGATCCTCATTAATTTTCCTTGACTAA
- the der gene encoding ribosome biogenesis GTPase Der, with the protein MPKPIVAVVGRPNVGKSTLFNRIVGARVAIVEDLPGITRDRLYQEAEWAGRNFILVDTGGLDFKDKDEIVSHVRRQAEIAIAEADLILFVVDARSGLVGTDEEVAEVLRRSEKPVLLIANKVENFSLENNPLYLEFYKLGLGEPIPISAAEGRNTGDMLDQMIELLPPDKEDDYDPDVIKIAVIGRPNVGKSSLVNSVLGQERVIVSDIPGTTRDAIDTPFVSANKHYVLIDTAGIRRKSRIHLATEKYSILRSLKAIDRADVALIVLNAEEGVTDQDKRIAGYAHEKGKASVIIVNKWDLIQKDEHTMDKYIKGIRDELSFITYAPVLFTSALTKKRVHRVLELVNYVSEQHAMRIATSDLNNLIREAVLYNPPPAPKGKRLKIYYATQKGVKPPFFILFVNDPELMHFSYLRYLENQLRSSYGLEGTPVQFKMRRRDKEG; encoded by the coding sequence GTGCCCAAGCCAATTGTTGCCGTAGTAGGTCGTCCCAATGTTGGTAAATCAACACTATTTAACCGCATTGTAGGTGCCCGTGTTGCTATTGTTGAAGATTTACCCGGGATTACCAGAGACAGGCTTTATCAGGAAGCTGAGTGGGCCGGTCGGAATTTTATATTAGTTGATACCGGTGGTCTTGACTTTAAAGATAAGGATGAGATTGTAAGCCATGTTCGCCGGCAGGCTGAAATTGCAATAGCAGAAGCTGATTTAATCTTGTTTGTTGTTGACGCCAGAAGTGGATTGGTAGGTACAGATGAAGAAGTTGCTGAGGTTCTCAGACGTTCGGAAAAGCCGGTCTTATTAATTGCTAATAAGGTTGAAAATTTTAGTTTGGAAAATAACCCGCTATATCTTGAGTTTTATAAGCTGGGGTTGGGGGAACCTATTCCCATATCTGCCGCTGAAGGAAGAAATACAGGGGATATGTTGGATCAGATGATTGAATTATTACCTCCTGATAAGGAAGATGATTATGACCCGGATGTTATTAAAATTGCCGTAATCGGACGGCCTAACGTCGGAAAATCATCCCTCGTAAATTCAGTACTAGGTCAGGAACGTGTTATTGTTAGTGATATTCCCGGTACAACTAGAGATGCCATTGATACACCTTTTGTAAGTGCTAATAAACATTATGTTTTAATTGATACCGCCGGGATTCGTCGAAAGAGCCGCATTCACTTGGCAACAGAAAAATATAGTATACTGCGCTCTTTAAAGGCCATAGATCGAGCTGACGTAGCTTTAATTGTACTTAACGCTGAAGAAGGTGTAACTGACCAGGATAAAAGGATTGCCGGATATGCACATGAGAAAGGTAAAGCTTCAGTTATAATAGTTAATAAATGGGATTTAATTCAAAAAGATGAACATACTATGGATAAGTATATCAAAGGAATTAGAGATGAGTTAAGTTTTATTACCTATGCTCCTGTTTTATTTACCTCGGCTTTAACAAAAAAAAGAGTTCACAGAGTACTGGAGTTAGTGAACTACGTAAGCGAGCAGCATGCCATGCGAATTGCTACCAGTGATCTGAATAATCTAATTAGAGAAGCTGTACTTTATAATCCACCGCCTGCTCCAAAAGGAAAACGTTTGAAAATTTATTATGCTACCCAAAAAGGGGTGAAGCCACCTTTTTTCATTTTGTTTGTAAACGATCCGGAACTAATGCACTTTTCTTACCTTCGTTACTTGGAAAATCAATTACGTTCGTCTTATGGCTTAGAAGGTACTCCTGTTCAATTTAAAATGCGCAGGCGTGATAAGGAGGGATAG
- a CDS encoding homoserine dehydrogenase, with protein MHKPVIKVALLGLGTIGGGVYKVLNKNSEIIKQRINSKIEVAKVLEKNISRCLELGVNKDLIANNIDEIVNDQEIDIVIELMGGIEPAREFVLKALNNGKSVVTANKDMIALHGKELYAAAEDNNVDLLFEASVGGGIPIIRPLKQCLAANHIQEVMGIVNGTTNYMLEKMSNEGLDFDVVLKEAQDKGYAEANPSSDIEGFDAARKVAILASIAFNTRITVNEVYVEGISRITAEDISYASELHYVVKLLGIAKETEEGIEVRVHPVFIPKQHPLASVGDVFNAIFVRGDAVGDTMFYGRGAGELPTASAVVADVMDAARRLNNNVQGLISCTCFEDKPVKPIGKIFSKYYIRLQVADRPGVLASIAFEFGKHEVSLASVLQKHTLGDSAEIVLITHKVQEQNLRDSLEKLQLLDTVHEVSNVIRVEDEEEII; from the coding sequence ATGCATAAACCAGTAATTAAGGTTGCCTTGTTAGGGCTGGGAACAATTGGTGGCGGAGTATATAAAGTACTAAATAAAAACAGTGAAATTATTAAACAAAGAATTAATTCTAAAATAGAAGTTGCAAAAGTTTTAGAGAAGAACATTTCTCGCTGCCTTGAATTGGGTGTAAATAAAGATTTAATAGCAAATAACATAGATGAGATTGTTAACGATCAGGAAATTGATATTGTGATTGAGTTGATGGGTGGGATTGAACCCGCTCGTGAATTTGTATTAAAGGCGCTTAATAATGGAAAAAGTGTAGTAACTGCTAATAAAGATATGATTGCCTTACACGGTAAAGAATTATATGCTGCTGCAGAAGATAATAATGTGGATTTGTTGTTTGAAGCAAGTGTGGGTGGTGGGATTCCTATTATTCGGCCGTTAAAACAATGTTTAGCAGCAAACCATATCCAAGAAGTAATGGGCATTGTTAACGGGACCACTAATTATATGTTAGAAAAAATGAGTAATGAGGGGTTAGACTTTGACGTAGTTCTAAAAGAAGCCCAGGATAAGGGATATGCTGAAGCAAACCCTAGTTCTGACATTGAAGGTTTTGATGCGGCAAGAAAAGTAGCAATTTTAGCGTCTATCGCTTTTAACACCAGGATAACTGTAAATGAGGTATATGTAGAAGGAATTTCTCGTATTACTGCAGAAGATATTTCTTATGCCAGTGAATTACATTATGTTGTAAAGCTTCTCGGAATAGCTAAAGAAACAGAGGAAGGTATTGAAGTTAGGGTTCATCCGGTATTTATTCCCAAACAACATCCATTGGCTTCTGTAGGTGATGTTTTTAATGCTATCTTTGTAAGAGGTGATGCAGTAGGAGATACAATGTTCTATGGCCGGGGTGCCGGGGAATTGCCTACTGCCAGTGCTGTTGTAGCAGATGTTATGGATGCAGCACGTCGCCTGAATAATAATGTGCAGGGACTTATTAGCTGTACTTGTTTTGAAGATAAACCTGTAAAGCCAATTGGAAAGATATTCAGTAAATATTACATTCGCCTGCAAGTTGCGGATCGACCTGGCGTTTTGGCAAGCATAGCTTTTGAGTTTGGTAAGCATGAGGTTAGCTTGGCCTCGGTATTGCAAAAGCATACTTTAGGTGACTCAGCTGAGATTGTGTTAATTACGCACAAGGTTCAGGAACAGAATTTAAGAGATTCACTGGAAAAATTACAGTTGTTGGATACAGTGCATGAAGTATCAAACGTAATTAGAGTTGAGGACGAAGAAGAAATAATATAA
- a CDS encoding ACT domain-containing protein, whose translation MNQKNSKFYLVQEDILPEAILKTVQAKELLLKGEVATVNEAVEKVALSRSAFYKYKDGVFPFNDWNQGKIVTMSLDLLHRSGVLSSILNTIAQANGNIITINQNIPMQGIANVTIAFETATLLEDIEQLLLKIQQMDGVKKADIVGHN comes from the coding sequence ATGAACCAAAAAAATTCAAAATTTTATCTGGTTCAGGAAGATATTCTGCCGGAGGCAATATTAAAAACCGTGCAAGCCAAGGAATTGCTTCTAAAGGGCGAAGTAGCTACAGTAAACGAGGCAGTAGAAAAAGTAGCGTTAAGCCGAAGTGCTTTTTATAAGTATAAAGACGGTGTTTTTCCATTTAACGACTGGAACCAGGGAAAAATTGTTACCATGTCTTTAGACTTACTGCACCGTTCCGGTGTATTGTCCAGCATACTTAACACTATAGCACAGGCTAATGGAAACATTATAACCATTAATCAGAATATTCCCATGCAGGGTATAGCAAATGTAACTATTGCATTTGAAACGGCAACTTTACTGGAAGATATAGAACAGTTGCTGTTAAAAATCCAGCAAATGGACGGTGTTAAGAAGGCAGACATAGTAGGACATAATTAA
- the spoIVA gene encoding stage IV sporulation protein A codes for MEKVDIFRDIAERTGGDIYLGVVGGVRTGKSTFIKRFMETVVIPKIENPYDQERAKDELPQSGAGRTVMTTEPKFIPNEAVEIDIIPNLNVKVRLVDCVGYRVEGALGYEEEEGPRMVSTPWFEEDIPFQEAAEIGTRKVIAEHSTIGLLITTDGSVTDIPRENYVEAEERVVNELKDINRPFIIILNSSHPESPETKQLANDLKEKYDVPVLALNCAELTQVDIINILEEVLYEFPVNEVNIALPKWVEELDVTHWLREKFEDAVGNTVRSVQRLRDIDNALEELADLDFIKIVELENMDMGTGSAAINIDAKTELFYEILSQETGLTIEGEHDVYKLMKELSEAKKEYDKVEKALRDVYDTGYGVVIPTMDEMNMEMPELIRSGGRSGVKLKASAPSVHMIRADIKTEITPVFGTEKQCSDLLSFLFEEYKENPEKLWQTEIFGKSVHDLVREGIQNKLHRMPENAQYKLRETVARIVNDGSGGLICIII; via the coding sequence ATGGAAAAAGTAGATATTTTCCGGGATATAGCTGAACGTACCGGAGGGGATATATACCTTGGTGTGGTCGGTGGAGTGCGGACCGGAAAATCGACTTTCATTAAACGGTTCATGGAAACAGTAGTAATTCCTAAGATTGAAAATCCGTATGACCAGGAGCGGGCCAAAGATGAACTCCCCCAGAGTGGGGCCGGTCGAACTGTTATGACCACTGAGCCAAAGTTTATACCTAATGAGGCTGTAGAAATTGATATTATACCAAACCTTAATGTTAAGGTACGTTTAGTTGACTGCGTTGGTTACCGGGTGGAAGGGGCTTTGGGCTATGAAGAGGAAGAAGGACCCCGGATGGTATCTACCCCCTGGTTTGAGGAAGACATACCTTTTCAAGAAGCAGCAGAAATAGGAACTCGTAAGGTAATTGCCGAACATTCTACTATTGGTTTGTTGATTACTACTGATGGCTCTGTTACAGATATCCCCAGGGAGAATTATGTTGAAGCTGAGGAAAGAGTAGTTAATGAATTAAAAGATATTAACCGCCCATTTATTATAATTTTAAACAGTTCTCATCCCGAATCACCTGAAACTAAACAGCTGGCTAACGACTTAAAGGAGAAGTATGATGTCCCGGTATTGGCTCTTAATTGTGCTGAATTAACTCAAGTTGACATAATTAATATTTTAGAAGAAGTTCTATATGAATTTCCGGTCAATGAAGTTAATATTGCTTTACCTAAATGGGTTGAAGAACTGGATGTCACACATTGGCTGCGTGAAAAGTTTGAGGACGCTGTAGGGAACACAGTACGAAGTGTACAACGTTTGAGGGATATTGATAATGCACTGGAAGAACTTGCTGATTTAGATTTCATAAAAATTGTTGAGCTTGAAAATATGGATATGGGTACCGGCTCAGCAGCTATAAATATTGATGCTAAAACAGAATTGTTCTATGAGATTCTCTCTCAGGAAACAGGCCTTACTATCGAGGGAGAGCATGATGTTTATAAATTAATGAAAGAACTAAGTGAAGCTAAAAAAGAGTATGATAAAGTAGAAAAAGCTTTACGGGATGTTTATGATACTGGATACGGTGTTGTAATACCGACTATGGATGAAATGAATATGGAGATGCCGGAATTGATTCGTTCCGGTGGGCGCAGCGGGGTAAAATTAAAAGCCAGCGCCCCGTCAGTTCACATGATCAGGGCAGATATCAAGACTGAAATTACTCCGGTCTTTGGAACTGAAAAACAATGCTCAGATTTACTTAGCTTCCTGTTTGAAGAATATAAAGAGAACCCGGAAAAACTCTGGCAAACTGAAATATTTGGTAAGTCAGTACATGATTTAGTACGCGAAGGAATTCAAAATAAACTGCACCGGATGCCTGAAAATGCCCAGTATAAACTGCGGGAAACTGTAGCCCGTATAGTAAATGATGGCAGCGGCGGCTTAATATGCATCATAATTTAA